A genome region from Bradyrhizobium commune includes the following:
- a CDS encoding alpha/beta hydrolase — MPLDPLAKRLLTMMAAAGTQARGRPSVEARRQSLAKLMQFARADAPGVTASDGTLPGPGGELPYRLYTPASASERTAGFVFFHGGGLVAGSILTHDRIAAALAHATGCRLISIDYRLAPEHKFPAAVDDAIAATEWVAREAPSLGIDAERLVIGGDSAGATLAAIVCQEAAQSAGLSIAAQCLICPVLDFEETSPSREAFAEGHLIDRATIEADLADYLPDGIDAADPRISPLRATRLAGLPTAIIHTAEFDPMRDEGNAYARKLLAASVAVEHVCHDGMVHNFHAMGAILPQAQLVLSQIGEQVRRAVEK, encoded by the coding sequence ATGCCGCTCGATCCGCTCGCAAAGCGTTTGTTGACCATGATGGCTGCGGCCGGGACGCAGGCGCGGGGCCGGCCGAGCGTCGAGGCTCGGCGACAGTCGCTGGCGAAGCTGATGCAGTTCGCGCGCGCCGATGCGCCGGGTGTCACGGCGTCCGACGGCACCCTCCCCGGCCCCGGCGGCGAGCTTCCCTATCGGCTCTACACACCCGCGAGCGCCAGTGAGCGCACGGCCGGCTTCGTGTTCTTCCACGGCGGCGGGCTCGTCGCCGGCAGCATCTTGACGCACGACCGCATCGCCGCAGCGCTCGCGCATGCGACCGGCTGCCGGCTCATCTCGATCGACTACCGGCTCGCGCCCGAGCACAAATTCCCCGCCGCGGTCGACGACGCGATCGCCGCCACCGAGTGGGTCGCGCGCGAGGCGCCATCACTCGGCATCGACGCCGAGCGGCTGGTGATCGGCGGCGATTCCGCCGGCGCGACGCTGGCTGCGATCGTGTGCCAGGAGGCAGCGCAAAGCGCCGGCCTGTCGATCGCGGCGCAATGCCTGATCTGCCCGGTGCTGGATTTCGAGGAGACCTCACCCTCGCGCGAGGCGTTCGCCGAAGGCCATCTGATCGATCGAGCCACCATCGAGGCCGATCTCGCCGACTATCTGCCCGACGGCATCGATGCCGCCGATCCCCGCATCTCGCCGTTACGCGCGACGCGGCTCGCGGGCCTGCCGACCGCGATCATCCACACCGCTGAATTCGACCCGATGCGCGACGAAGGCAATGCCTATGCGCGCAAGCTGCTCGCAGCTAGCGTCGCGGTCGAGCACGTCTGCCATGACGGCATGGTTCACAATTTCCACGCCATGGGCGCGATCCTGCCGCAGGCGCAGCTCGTGCTGTCGCAGATCGGTGAGCAGGTGCGGCGAGCGGTGGAAAAGTAA
- a CDS encoding branched-chain amino acid aminotransferase, with product MANIAKPIEYSPSWTFFEGKWHDGNVPIMGPRTHAAWLGSVVFDGARAFEGVAPDLDRHVARANQSAINFGLKPVVDAGTWLTLANDGIARFAANAELYVRPMYWAQNGSGGGVLFDPETTNWCLCIYEAPMPKPVGNAITLSPFRRPTAESAPVEAKAACLYPNNSRALAEAASRGFQNALMLDMLGNVAEFGNSNVFMARDGVVFTPVPNGTFLNGITRQRVIKLLRADGVTVVETTLRYADFLAADEIFSTGNFAKVAPVIRIDARELKPGPLYSKARKLYWDFAHAVKLAA from the coding sequence ATGGCCAACATCGCAAAGCCCATTGAATACTCGCCGAGCTGGACCTTCTTCGAGGGCAAATGGCACGACGGCAACGTGCCGATCATGGGGCCGCGCACGCATGCGGCCTGGCTCGGCTCGGTGGTGTTCGACGGTGCGCGCGCGTTCGAAGGTGTCGCGCCCGATCTCGATCGCCATGTCGCCCGCGCCAATCAGTCGGCGATCAATTTTGGCCTCAAGCCCGTGGTCGATGCCGGCACCTGGCTCACGCTCGCCAACGACGGTATCGCGCGATTTGCGGCCAACGCCGAGCTTTACGTGCGCCCGATGTACTGGGCGCAGAACGGCTCCGGCGGCGGCGTGCTGTTTGACCCTGAAACCACCAATTGGTGCCTGTGCATCTACGAGGCACCGATGCCGAAGCCGGTCGGCAACGCGATCACGCTGTCGCCGTTCCGCAGGCCGACCGCCGAATCCGCCCCGGTCGAGGCCAAGGCGGCCTGCCTCTACCCGAACAATTCGCGCGCGCTGGCCGAGGCCGCCTCGCGTGGCTTCCAGAATGCGCTGATGCTCGACATGCTCGGCAACGTCGCCGAGTTCGGCAATTCCAACGTGTTCATGGCAAGGGACGGCGTGGTGTTCACGCCGGTGCCGAACGGCACCTTCCTCAACGGCATCACGCGCCAGCGTGTCATCAAGCTGCTCCGCGCCGACGGCGTCACCGTGGTCGAGACGACGCTGCGCTACGCCGATTTCCTGGCCGCCGACGAGATTTTCTCCACCGGCAATTTTGCCAAGGTCGCGCCGGTGATTCGCATCGACGCGCGCGAACTGAAGCCGGGCCCGCTCTACAGCAAAGCGCGAAAACTCTATTGGGATTTTGCGCATGCGGTGAAGCTCGCGGCGTAG
- the phaR gene encoding polyhydroxyalkanoate synthesis repressor PhaR: MAKSDQPTTIKKYANRRLYNTGTSTYVTLEDLAAMVKDGEDFLVYDAKTGDDITRSVLAQIIFEQENKAGQNLLPTTFLRQLIRFYGDSMQMVVPKYLEQSIATLTQEQEKFRKQIANTLSGTPFAPLEEQVRRNMELFQQTFSMFKPFVPPTGRPAATPEPEPDASAEPAKDTNIDDLRQQMKDMQERLERMSKKDE; the protein is encoded by the coding sequence ATGGCGAAATCAGACCAGCCCACCACCATCAAGAAATACGCGAACCGCCGGCTCTATAACACCGGAACGAGCACCTATGTGACGCTGGAAGATCTCGCCGCCATGGTCAAGGACGGCGAAGATTTCCTGGTCTACGACGCCAAGACCGGCGACGACATCACTCGCTCGGTGCTCGCCCAGATCATCTTCGAGCAGGAGAATAAGGCCGGCCAGAACCTGTTGCCGACCACCTTCCTGCGCCAGCTGATCCGCTTCTACGGCGACAGCATGCAGATGGTGGTGCCGAAATATCTGGAGCAGTCGATCGCGACGCTGACCCAGGAGCAGGAGAAGTTCCGCAAGCAGATCGCCAACACGCTGTCCGGCACTCCCTTTGCTCCGCTGGAAGAACAGGTCCGCCGCAACATGGAGCTGTTCCAGCAGACCTTCTCGATGTTCAAGCCGTTCGTTCCGCCGACGGGACGCCCGGCAGCGACACCCGAGCCGGAGCCCGACGCGAGCGCCGAGCCGGCCAAGGACACCAACATCGACGACCTGCGCCAGCAGATGAAGGACATGCAGGAACGCCTCGAGCGGATGTCGAAGAAGGACGAGTAG
- a CDS encoding acetyl-CoA C-acetyltransferase, which produces MSDDVVIVSAARTPVGSFNGAFATLPAHDLGAIAIKAALERGGIEPGRVSEVIMGQILTAAQGQNPARQASIMAGIPVESPAWGVNQLCGSGLRTVALGYQALLNGDSEIVVAGGQESMSMAPHAQYLRGGVKMGAVEFIDTMIKDGLWDAFNGYHMGNTAENVARQWQITRAQQDEFAVASQQKAEAAQKAGKFKDEIVPVTIKTRKGDVVVSDDEYPRHGATLDAMAKLKPAFEKEGTVTAGSASGINDGAAAVVLMTAKQAAKEGKKPLARIVSWAQAGVDPKIMGSGPIPASRAALKKAGWSVGDLDLIEANEAFAAQACAVNKDLGWDTSKVNVNGGAIAIGHPVGASGARVLVTLLHEMQKRDSKKGLATLCIGGGMGIAMCIARD; this is translated from the coding sequence ATGTCAGACGATGTCGTCATCGTCAGCGCCGCCCGCACCCCGGTCGGAAGCTTCAACGGAGCCTTCGCGACCCTTCCCGCCCACGATCTGGGCGCCATCGCCATCAAGGCCGCGCTGGAGCGCGGTGGCATCGAGCCCGGCCGGGTCTCCGAAGTCATCATGGGTCAGATCCTGACCGCCGCTCAGGGCCAGAACCCGGCCCGCCAGGCCTCGATCATGGCCGGCATTCCGGTGGAGAGCCCGGCCTGGGGCGTGAACCAGCTTTGCGGCTCGGGCCTGCGCACGGTTGCGCTCGGCTACCAGGCGCTGCTCAACGGCGATTCGGAGATCGTGGTCGCCGGCGGCCAGGAATCCATGAGCATGGCCCCGCACGCCCAGTACCTGCGCGGCGGCGTCAAGATGGGCGCGGTCGAGTTCATCGACACCATGATCAAGGACGGCCTGTGGGATGCCTTCAACGGCTACCACATGGGTAACACCGCCGAGAACGTCGCGCGGCAGTGGCAGATCACCCGCGCCCAGCAGGACGAGTTCGCGGTCGCCTCGCAGCAAAAGGCCGAGGCCGCGCAGAAGGCCGGGAAGTTCAAGGACGAGATCGTTCCCGTCACCATCAAGACCCGCAAGGGCGACGTCGTCGTCAGCGACGACGAATATCCGCGCCATGGCGCCACGCTCGACGCGATGGCGAAGCTCAAGCCGGCCTTCGAGAAGGAAGGCACGGTCACCGCGGGTTCGGCCTCCGGCATCAATGACGGTGCCGCCGCCGTGGTGCTGATGACGGCCAAGCAGGCTGCCAAGGAAGGCAAGAAGCCGCTCGCGCGGATCGTGTCCTGGGCACAGGCCGGTGTCGATCCGAAGATCATGGGCTCGGGCCCGATCCCGGCCTCGCGCGCCGCGCTGAAGAAGGCCGGCTGGAGCGTCGGCGACCTCGACCTGATCGAGGCCAACGAGGCCTTCGCGGCGCAGGCCTGCGCCGTCAACAAGGATCTCGGCTGGGACACCTCCAAGGTCAACGTCAACGGCGGCGCGATCGCGATCGGTCACCCGGTCGGCGCTTCCGGCGCACGCGTGCTGGTGACATTGCTGCACGAGATGCAGAAGCGCGATTCGAAGAAGGGCCTTGCCACGCTGTGCATCGGCGGCGGCATGGGTATCGCGATGTGCATCGCGCGCGACTGA
- the phbB gene encoding acetoacetyl-CoA reductase gives MARVALVTGGTRGIGAAISKALKAAGYKVAASYAGNDAAAEKFKAETGIAVYKWDVSNFDACAEGVKKVEAEVGPVDVLVNNAGITKDGAFHKMSLEQWNAVIGTNLGSLFNMSRQVIEGMRGRKFGRIINISSINGQKGQFGQVNYSAAKAGEIGFTKALALENAKGGVTVNAICPGYINTEMVQAVPKDVLEKAILPLIPIGRLGEPEEIARAVVFLAADEAGAITGSTLTVNGGQYMV, from the coding sequence ATGGCACGAGTTGCATTGGTGACGGGTGGTACGCGGGGCATCGGAGCTGCGATCAGCAAGGCGCTGAAGGCAGCCGGCTACAAGGTCGCGGCGAGCTATGCCGGCAACGATGCGGCGGCGGAGAAATTCAAGGCCGAGACCGGCATCGCCGTCTACAAATGGGACGTCAGCAATTTCGATGCCTGCGCCGAGGGCGTGAAGAAGGTCGAGGCCGAAGTCGGCCCGGTCGATGTGCTCGTCAACAATGCCGGCATCACCAAGGACGGCGCCTTCCACAAGATGAGCCTTGAGCAATGGAACGCCGTGATCGGCACCAATCTCGGCTCGCTGTTCAACATGTCGCGCCAGGTGATCGAGGGTATGCGCGGCCGCAAGTTCGGCCGCATCATCAACATCTCCTCAATCAACGGCCAGAAGGGCCAGTTCGGTCAGGTCAACTATTCCGCGGCCAAGGCCGGCGAGATCGGCTTCACCAAGGCCTTGGCGCTGGAGAATGCGAAGGGCGGCGTCACCGTGAACGCGATCTGCCCGGGCTACATCAACACCGAGATGGTGCAGGCGGTGCCGAAGGATGTGCTTGAGAAGGCAATCCTGCCGCTGATCCCGATCGGCCGTCTCGGCGAGCCCGAGGAGATCGCGCGCGCGGTCGTGTTCCTCGCGGCGGACGAAGCCGGCGCCATCACCGGCTCGACGCTGACCGTCAACGGCGGCCAATACATGGTGTGA
- the yddG gene encoding aromatic amino acid exporter YddG, translating to MTPRTATLIGLTAILMWSLLSVMTVATGKIPAFQLAAMTFAIGGLVGLLTWIGRSEAAKSLRQPLVVWAVGVGGLFGYHALYFLALRFAPPAEAGLLNYLWPLLIVLFSSFLPGERLAMHHIIGAVLGLVGTVLLFAGNTTGFAPGTIPGLIAAFIAAFVWATYSVLSRRLKAVPTDAVAGFCLATALLAALMHGALETTVWPETTLQWLAVLALGIGPVGAAFYAWDIGMKRGDIRVLGAASYATPLLSTGFLIAAGFAKASANIAIAAILIAGGGLIAAKDMVLRKR from the coding sequence ATGACTCCCCGCACCGCGACGCTGATCGGATTGACCGCGATCCTGATGTGGTCGCTGCTCTCCGTGATGACGGTGGCGACCGGCAAGATCCCGGCGTTCCAGCTCGCGGCGATGACCTTCGCGATCGGCGGTCTCGTCGGCCTGCTCACCTGGATCGGCCGCAGCGAGGCGGCGAAAAGCCTGCGCCAGCCGCTGGTCGTCTGGGCCGTCGGCGTCGGCGGATTGTTCGGCTATCATGCGCTGTATTTTCTGGCGCTGCGCTTCGCGCCGCCGGCCGAAGCCGGCCTGTTGAATTATCTCTGGCCGCTCCTGATCGTGCTGTTCTCGTCGTTCCTGCCGGGTGAGCGGCTGGCCATGCACCACATCATCGGTGCCGTGCTCGGCCTCGTCGGCACCGTGCTCCTGTTCGCTGGTAACACGACCGGCTTTGCGCCAGGCACGATACCGGGGCTGATCGCGGCCTTCATCGCCGCCTTCGTGTGGGCGACCTATTCAGTGCTGTCGCGACGATTGAAGGCGGTGCCGACCGACGCGGTCGCCGGCTTCTGCCTCGCCACCGCACTGCTCGCCGCGCTGATGCATGGCGCGCTCGAAACGACCGTGTGGCCGGAGACCACGCTGCAATGGCTTGCCGTCCTCGCGCTCGGCATCGGTCCTGTCGGCGCGGCCTTCTACGCCTGGGACATCGGTATGAAGCGCGGCGACATCCGCGTGCTCGGCGCCGCTTCCTACGCGACGCCGCTGCTCTCGACCGGCTTCCTCATCGCCGCCGGCTTTGCCAAAGCCAGCGCCAACATCGCCATCGCCGCAATCCTGATTGCCGGCGGCGGCCTGATCGCGGCAAAGGACATGGTGCTGAGGAAACGGTGA
- a CDS encoding cupin domain-containing protein produces MPTAAEIIARLELRPHPEGGHYRETFRDQTTDVNGRSRSTSIYYLLARGERSHWHRIDAVETWHYYAGSPLTLRIAHEGCSQHEVRLGTDLVSGERPQAIVPAEAWQMAETTGEWTLVGCTVAPAFEFAKFELAPKGWEP; encoded by the coding sequence ATGCCGACTGCAGCCGAGATCATCGCGCGCCTTGAACTCCGCCCCCATCCCGAAGGCGGGCACTACCGCGAGACGTTTCGCGACCAGACCACGGATGTCAACGGACGATCGCGCTCGACGTCGATCTACTATCTGCTCGCGCGCGGCGAGCGTTCGCACTGGCACCGGATCGATGCGGTCGAGACCTGGCATTACTATGCCGGCAGCCCGCTGACGCTGCGCATCGCCCACGAAGGTTGCTCACAGCACGAGGTGCGGCTCGGCACCGACCTCGTAAGCGGCGAGCGGCCACAGGCGATCGTGCCGGCCGAGGCCTGGCAGATGGCGGAGACCACCGGCGAGTGGACGCTGGTCGGCTGCACCGTGGCCCCAGCGTTCGAGTTCGCAAAGTTCGAGCTCGCGCCGAAGGGCTGGGAGCCTTAG
- the gloB gene encoding hydroxyacylglutathione hydrolase — MAAEIRTFSCLNDNFGYLIHDVETKATASIDAPEAGPILKALEREDWQLTDILITHHHGDHVGGVAELKQKYNCRVVAPHDKTTKIANVDLRVANADVIKIGTLLGRVLETPGHTLDHISYVFDTEKTLFAADTLFSIGCGRVFEGDYPMMWDSLLKLRALPDDFKLYCGHEYTASNVKFALTVDPDNAALQARAAEVARLRAENKPTIPSLLGDEKRANVFLRADEPSVAARLHMKGADAAAVFGELRERKNKS; from the coding sequence ATGGCCGCCGAAATTCGTACTTTCAGCTGTTTAAACGACAATTTCGGTTATCTGATCCACGATGTGGAAACCAAGGCGACGGCGTCGATCGATGCGCCGGAGGCCGGCCCCATCCTGAAGGCGCTGGAGCGCGAGGACTGGCAGCTCACCGACATCCTGATCACCCATCATCATGGCGATCATGTCGGCGGCGTCGCCGAACTCAAGCAGAAATACAATTGCCGCGTCGTCGCGCCGCACGACAAGACGACGAAGATCGCCAATGTCGACCTGCGCGTCGCCAATGCCGACGTGATCAAGATCGGCACGCTGCTGGGACGCGTGCTGGAAACCCCGGGCCACACGCTCGACCACATCTCCTATGTGTTCGACACCGAGAAAACGCTGTTCGCCGCCGACACGCTATTCTCGATCGGCTGCGGCCGCGTGTTCGAGGGCGACTACCCGATGATGTGGGATTCGCTGTTGAAGCTGCGGGCGCTCCCTGACGACTTCAAGCTCTATTGCGGCCACGAATACACCGCCTCCAACGTCAAATTCGCGCTCACTGTCGATCCCGACAATGCGGCGCTCCAGGCGCGCGCGGCGGAGGTGGCGAGGCTGCGGGCGGAGAACAAGCCGACCATCCCCTCACTGCTTGGTGATGAGAAGCGAGCAAACGTGTTCCTGCGCGCTGATGAACCCTCGGTCGCAGCCAGGCTACACATGAAGGGCGCGGATGCCGCCGCAGTGTTCGGCGAGCTGCGCGAGCGCAAGAATAAATCCTGA
- a CDS encoding methyltransferase domain-containing protein, whose protein sequence is MSMDVVDLREFYSRRLGIVARQMINRGIKERWPNAEGQRVLGIGYPTPYLGLFREDAERCIAFMPAAQGVLKWPTGRPALAALVDEFSLPLPDAAVDRILLIHALEMSDDPAALLREVWRVLSPSGRVIAVIPNRRGVWTRSDNTPFGHGRPYSRSQITDLLRQTWFTPTAWGEALFMPPYAGGWVLKSAQMWERAGAALSLPFAGVHIVEATKQVYRAIPAKRERARLIPSLAKPVLVPSSTTVTRG, encoded by the coding sequence ATGAGCATGGATGTCGTCGACCTTCGCGAGTTCTATTCCCGCCGCCTCGGCATCGTGGCGCGGCAGATGATCAATCGCGGCATCAAGGAACGCTGGCCGAATGCCGAGGGCCAGCGCGTGCTCGGCATCGGCTATCCCACGCCCTATCTCGGCCTGTTCCGCGAGGACGCGGAGCGCTGCATCGCCTTCATGCCGGCAGCCCAGGGTGTGCTGAAATGGCCGACCGGGCGGCCCGCGCTGGCTGCGCTGGTCGACGAATTCTCGCTGCCGCTGCCCGACGCCGCGGTCGACCGCATCCTGCTGATCCATGCGCTGGAAATGTCGGACGATCCGGCTGCGCTGCTGCGTGAGGTGTGGCGGGTGCTGTCGCCGTCGGGACGCGTCATCGCGGTGATCCCGAACAGGCGGGGGGTATGGACGCGCAGCGACAACACGCCGTTCGGCCATGGCCGGCCCTATTCGCGCTCGCAGATCACGGACCTCTTGCGCCAGACCTGGTTCACGCCGACGGCCTGGGGCGAGGCGCTGTTCATGCCGCCCTACGCCGGCGGCTGGGTGCTGAAATCGGCGCAGATGTGGGAGCGCGCCGGTGCGGCGTTGTCGCTGCCCTTTGCCGGCGTCCACATCGTCGAGGCCACCAAGCAGGTCTATCGCGCCATCCCCGCCAAGCGCGAACGGGCGCGGCTGATTCCGTCGCTGGCGAAACCCGTGCTGGTGCCGTCCTCGACGACGGTGACGCGAGGCTGA
- a CDS encoding DUF4167 domain-containing protein translates to MRNGQNKQRMRNRNNNNNNNNHNRRGQNPMTRVYESNGPDIKIRGTASHIAEKYLQLARDARSSGDPVAAENYYQHAEHYFRLIAAAQEQFRQNQQQPRGDEPIVSSDDSEDDGENFSNFGQEPGFVPQPQQQPYMRDGQRDQQRDYQQRDNSQQPYQREQQQPREQRERDHRPQPQYQQHQPQPPNQPQPVVADAGNVDRLPSFITGAQPQASGGQGGFEGGNGGGGERYPRRRRRPHGGPRPEREAAPAGSGDDLAPSE, encoded by the coding sequence ATGAGAAACGGTCAGAACAAGCAGCGGATGCGCAACCGCAACAACAATAATAACAACAACAATCATAACCGGCGCGGCCAGAACCCGATGACCCGGGTCTACGAATCGAACGGCCCCGACATCAAGATTCGCGGCACCGCCTCGCACATCGCCGAAAAATATCTCCAGCTTGCACGCGATGCGCGCTCCTCGGGCGACCCGGTCGCCGCCGAGAACTACTACCAGCATGCCGAGCACTATTTCCGCCTGATCGCGGCGGCCCAGGAGCAGTTCCGTCAGAACCAGCAGCAGCCGCGCGGCGACGAGCCGATCGTGAGCAGCGACGACAGCGAGGACGACGGCGAGAATTTCTCGAATTTCGGCCAGGAGCCGGGCTTCGTTCCGCAGCCGCAGCAGCAGCCCTATATGCGTGACGGCCAGCGCGATCAGCAGCGTGACTATCAGCAGCGCGACAACAGCCAGCAGCCCTATCAGCGCGAGCAGCAGCAGCCGCGCGAGCAGCGCGAACGCGATCATCGTCCGCAACCGCAATATCAGCAGCACCAGCCGCAACCGCCGAATCAGCCGCAACCTGTCGTCGCTGACGCCGGCAATGTCGATCGCCTGCCGTCCTTCATCACCGGCGCGCAGCCGCAAGCGAGCGGCGGCCAGGGCGGCTTCGAGGGCGGCAATGGTGGTGGCGGCGAACGCTATCCGCGGCGGCGACGCCGGCCGCATGGCGGCCCGCGCCCTGAGCGCGAGGCGGCTCCGGCCGGCTCCGGCGACGATCTCGCCCCGAGCGAGTAA
- the prmC gene encoding peptide chain release factor N(5)-glutamine methyltransferase — protein MRSAGLDEAELDARILLGAALDLDLTGLVAQAARTLTAAEASRLAGYAQRRIAGEPVARILGTREFWGLPFRLSEATLVPRPDTETVVERALELFRERPTSDRPRIADIGTGSGAILLALLHEIPDAFGVGTDLSLNALGTAKRNAAALGLAGRAAFVACSYASALSGPFDLIVSNPPYIPSAEIPKLSTEVREHDPHLALDGGNDGYDAYRALIPQAAARLAPGGALIVEAGQGQASNIEALMTTAGLSADRPPRADLAGIPRAVSARKMPP, from the coding sequence ATGAGATCGGCGGGGCTCGACGAAGCCGAGCTCGACGCCCGCATCCTGCTTGGCGCGGCGCTCGATCTCGATCTGACCGGCCTGGTCGCGCAGGCCGCCCGCACGCTCACCGCAGCCGAGGCATCGCGGCTCGCGGGCTACGCGCAGCGGCGCATCGCCGGCGAGCCGGTGGCGCGCATTCTCGGCACGCGTGAATTCTGGGGCCTGCCGTTTCGCCTGTCGGAGGCGACGCTGGTGCCGCGTCCCGACACCGAGACGGTGGTCGAGCGCGCGCTCGAACTTTTCCGCGAACGCCCTACATCCGATCGTCCGCGTATCGCCGACATCGGCACCGGCTCCGGCGCGATCCTCCTCGCACTGCTGCATGAAATTCCCGACGCCTTCGGCGTCGGCACCGATCTCAGCCTCAATGCGCTCGGCACCGCAAAACGCAATGCCGCAGCTCTCGGCCTTGCCGGCCGCGCCGCCTTCGTCGCCTGCTCCTATGCGTCGGCGCTTTCGGGCCCGTTCGATCTCATCGTGTCGAATCCGCCGTATATTCCTTCCGCCGAAATTCCGAAATTGAGTACCGAGGTGCGCGAGCACGACCCGCATCTGGCGCTCGATGGCGGCAACGATGGCTACGACGCCTACCGCGCGCTGATCCCCCAGGCGGCCGCGCGCCTCGCGCCCGGCGGCGCCCTGATCGTCGAGGCCGGACAGGGTCAGGCGAGCAATATTGAAGCCCTGATGACGACCGCAGGATTATCAGCGGACAGGCCGCCGAGAGCTGACCTGGCGGGGATCCCGCGGGCCGTTTCGGCCCGAAAAATGCCCCCATAA
- the prfA gene encoding peptide chain release factor 1 has product MSSLPEAKLDVLLAHHASLEAESLGQLSSERYVQVTRELAEITPLIEAVKAYRSAVKELADTEALIADPGTDTEMRSMAEAERDELSPKIEELVQKIRIALLPKDAMDDRNVVLEIRAGTGGDEASLFAGDLFRMYERFASLQGWKVEVISASEGTVGGYKEIIAEVQGRGAFSKLKFESGVHRVQRVPDTETQGRIHTSAATVAVLPEVEDVDVDIKNDDLRIETMRAQGAGGQHVNKTESAIRITHIPTGIVVMMQDSRSQHKNRASAMNILRSRIYDAERQRVDAARSAERKEKVGSGDRSERIRTYNFPQGRVTDHRINLTLYKLPQVIAGEALGELTDALTTEHQAAQLAAQGAAA; this is encoded by the coding sequence ATGTCGTCACTCCCCGAAGCCAAACTGGACGTCCTGCTCGCGCATCATGCCTCGCTCGAGGCCGAATCGCTGGGACAGCTCTCCTCCGAGCGCTACGTGCAGGTCACGCGCGAGCTCGCCGAGATCACCCCGCTGATCGAGGCCGTGAAGGCTTATCGTTCCGCGGTCAAAGAGCTCGCCGACACCGAGGCGCTGATCGCCGATCCCGGAACTGACACCGAGATGCGCAGCATGGCGGAAGCCGAACGCGACGAGCTGTCGCCAAAGATCGAGGAGTTGGTCCAGAAGATCCGCATCGCGCTGTTGCCGAAGGATGCCATGGACGACCGCAACGTGGTGCTGGAAATACGCGCCGGCACCGGCGGCGACGAGGCCTCGCTGTTCGCCGGCGACCTGTTCCGGATGTATGAGCGCTTCGCGAGCTTGCAGGGCTGGAAGGTCGAGGTGATCTCGGCGAGCGAAGGCACTGTCGGCGGCTACAAGGAAATCATCGCCGAGGTGCAGGGCCGCGGCGCGTTCTCCAAGCTGAAATTCGAGTCCGGCGTGCACCGGGTGCAGCGCGTCCCCGACACCGAGACGCAGGGACGCATCCATACGTCGGCTGCGACGGTGGCCGTGCTGCCCGAGGTCGAGGATGTCGATGTCGACATCAAGAACGACGATCTGCGCATCGAGACCATGCGCGCGCAAGGCGCGGGCGGCCAGCACGTCAACAAGACCGAATCGGCGATCCGCATCACCCATATCCCGACCGGCATCGTGGTGATGATGCAGGACAGCCGCTCGCAGCATAAGAACCGCGCCTCCGCCATGAACATCCTGCGCTCGCGCATCTACGACGCCGAGCGGCAGCGCGTCGACGCCGCGCGCTCGGCCGAGCGCAAGGAGAAGGTCGGCTCCGGCGATCGCAGCGAGCGCATCCGCACCTATAATTTTCCGCAGGGACGCGTCACCGACCACCGCATCAATCTGACGCTCTACAAACTGCCGCAGGTGATCGCCGGCGAAGCGCTTGGCGAATTGACGGATGCGCTGACCACCGAGCACCAGGCCGCCCAGCTCGCCGCGCAGGGCGCGGCGGCGTGA